The following proteins are encoded in a genomic region of Drosophila willistoni isolate 14030-0811.24 chromosome 3R, UCI_dwil_1.1, whole genome shotgun sequence:
- the LOC6650076 gene encoding HEAT repeat-containing protein 5B isoform X4, translating to MENLNFARTPQFLRKVIYEARRSFIHSDETVAGGTGAKGRGQNREQEEEGISPYSNEMDAAHTLTLNEEAWKQLPEHKRPVFELEWLRYLEKSLPHIAKHEIKTAQKKLVQQLSERIQGAPGPPMRKLIASALATLFSVGDTFMLFDTVNACNDILKNKDDSPSYLPTKLAAICVLGSMYEKLGRMMGRTYEDTVQILIRTLRNAESQARIEIMHTLEKVNAGMGTAIANVHKDIYKAAKHCLLDRVMAVRVAAARCILKMIYSAPFLYQTELESLGTLCFRAFDGSNYEVRCAVAQLLGTLLAYTQQLAEMASNKKMANQAAAMQAAAAAKGGTLRLVSLDEALGILMSGFLRGGASFLKGTGEIIKGSSGVNREVRVGVTHAYVVFVQFMGSVWLERQLSTFLSHVLDLVANPKAACSHVDAVYSRKCINFILRSTIGKMLGEKAQSAACKELIHLVAKQMNSIDFNPENAKDSNQETLFSQHLLVCALQELSSLLIGLGTTAQNLLGDQSLQAIDATCAVLVHPCAAARLAAAWCLRCCCIAVPSQITTLIDRFIEAIEQMRSSPEAIAGYSCALAAILGSVRYSPLGIPHTKGKVVFNCAEELLRSASQNSRMSLHRTQAGWLLIGSIMTLGSPVVKGLLPRMLLLWRNSFPRSNKELESEKARGDAFTWQVTLEGRAGALSVMHSFLLNCPELVSEDITRRLLTPIESALAMLVNLATVLKSYGTQLKAPAAMVRLRLFETLTLLPANALEASYTHLLRMLVSEFTLSDNAANTTNSLLRTLCHGDDSIILGTWLQETNHRTIEDQLQPNSAAGSGALEHDPCCLYRPNWLSSVSSSNQANNSSNIQLINKAAQQCPGPLPLGVAVIDMSVTLYGTIFPKVANKHRLQMLEHFAECIKQAKSSRQEAVQMNIFTALLCALKHLTDSKTSLGQEDVRKSATNLIVSSLTSTNSTIRCAAGEALGRLAQVVGDSHFTAELAQNSFDKLKSARDVVTRTGHSHALGCLHRYVGGMGSSQHLNTSVSILLALAQDSASPVVQVWSLYALAQIADSGGPMFRGYVEPTLTLSLKLLLTVPHAHVDVHQCVGRVVNALITTVGPELQGGGSAVAAMRSSFLCSAALLQSHADPLVQAEAIGCLQQLHLFACKSLQLDTLVPTLVKMLASNYFILRKAAVSCLRQLAHREAREVCELALTIQQEQCPDLVITEFGLPGVLFSMLDTETDPEMLKNLHDTLTSMLQMLAADNLSSWLSLCKKVLTVAVEGSLQTEETIAADAKDAAGQGGAGDDDDDEEEEYADDVTEYRAEENTSTHPAVQPRWPTRVFASQCVRRIISSCESSSPTHFDLVQAKEQQMVKSRGDYLILHLSELIRMSFMAATSDSDQLRLEGLRTLQEIIDRFANVPEPEFPGHLLLEQFQAQVGAALRPAFAPDTPSHVTAAACEVCSAWIGSGVARDISDLRRVHQLLVSSLNKLYTKTNSTQLYNESMATLEKLSILKAWAEVYIVAMLGNGKAPASLLTLQSVQQQSIPALTVLDADTLDAPENRGESLLGLVKPELHNLSSHWLNAMKDHALLLLPAEFQSQLPHDGGAFYTTDTINSSKPHYMTSWPPILYASALWLRDEGFAKDQESSASSASESNNNQITHGSLAADRFHMIFGICMEALCSIRSSDKPKNIVSCLRSLHSIFDSKWARQQLIKDKALTIELCHVLHRQILTRDELLVQLLCVEILKQTIQAAREDLQRRRDDNANEENALDLGEDNTMQPGSSHVYAVLEVCLCLFVRQIPSMNPTKQTTGQLDYAYAKISSQNSFFSVLNDDNGLLVANGLQCVEQLLDLCNSRGAVTILPTILYMTTSIIKEIANKSSIDSSILANTSPVQAALQCLRSVCQHRWSRQSDTSDDWQQLLQSALATIIDLTKTAGDNETERKADEITMLLAISVFILHTPASVVATPSLQYPCINHFRQCLQSEHLPVKLKCIETTRDIFIQAELKTATPYIHALAPRIIESLYAECSKMPTSELELQVTLESIVTVEQLIELAEPQHHIQMLTLLVPVLIGFLADPTKWRTLPKYQRQLHEQSLQWLLKIGPKYPKEFKALMGQTPELRLKLETAIRNQQQSISIAQKATEAQRTGILAKPQKPTIKLKTDFSNFQ from the exons AtggaaaacttaaattttgCACGCACACCGCAATTCCTGCGCAAAGTTATCTATGAGGCGAGAAG ATCATTTATACACAGTGACGAGACAGTTGCTGGTGGGACTGGAGCCAAAGGGAGAGGTCAAAACAGGGAACAGGAAGAAGAGGGAATATCACCGTACAGCAACGAAATGGATGCGGCTCACACCTTGACCCTCAACGAGGAGGCATGGAAGCAGCTGCCGGAACACAAACGACCCGTTTTTGAATTGGAATGGTTGCGTTACTTGGAGAAATCGTTGCCCCACATAGCCAAACATGAGATTAAGACGGCGCAAAAGAAACTGGTGCAACAATTGTCCGAACGCATACAGGGTGCTCCAGGGCCGCCTATGCGTAAATTGATTGCCAGTGCATTGGCCACCTTGTTTTCGGTGGGGGATACATTCATGCTCTTCGATACGGTAAACGCTTGCAATGATATACTGAAGAACAAGGACGATTCACCCAGCTATTTGCCCACCAAATT GGCTGCAATTTGTGTTTTGGGTTCAATGTATGAGAAACTGGGCAGAATGATGGGACGCACCTATGAGGACACAGTTCAGATACTCATAAGAACTCTTCGAAATGCGGAATCGCAGGCTCGCATTGAGATCATGCATACCCTGGAGAAGGTAAATGCGGGAATGGGAACAGCCATTGCCAATGTCCATAAGGATATCTATAAGGCGGCAAAGCATTGTCTATTGGATCGTGTCATGGCTGTGCGAGTAGCTGCTGCTCGTTGCATTCTAAAGATGATATATTCGGCCCCATTTCTGTATCAAACTGAGCTGGAAAGCCTTGGCACGCTGTGTTTCCGTGCCTTCGATGGTAGTAATTACGAAGTGCGTTGTGCAGTTGCTCAGCTATTGGGCACTTTGCTAGCCTATACCCAACAGCTGGCGGAGATGGCCAGCAATAAGAAGATGGCAAATCAAGCGGCTGCTAtgcaggcagcagcagctgccaagGGAGGAACTCTTCGCTTGGTATCCCTAGATGAGGCTTTGGGCATACTGATGTCTGGTTTTCTACGCGGAGGAGCTTCATTTTTGAAGGGCACCGGCGAGATAATCAAAGGCAGTTCGGGTGTAAATCGTGAAGTCCGTGTCGGGGTTACCCATGCTTATGTGGTCTTTGTTCAGTTTATGGGCAGTGTGTGGTTGGAACGGCAGCTGAGTACTTTCCTGTCGCATGTCTTGGACTTGGTCGCCAATCCGAAAGCCGCCTGTTCCCATGTGGATGCTGTTTACTCGCGTAAAtgtattaatttcattttacgCTCAACCATTGGCAAAATGCTGGGGGAGAAGGCTCAGAGTGCCGCCTGCAAAGAGCTAATCCACTTGGTGGCCAAACAAATGAATTCCATTGACTTCAATCCGGAGAACGCAAAAGATTCCAATCAAGAGACACTGTTTAGTCAGCATTTACTGGTCTGCGCGTTGCAAGAGTTAAGTTCTCTGTTAATTGGCTTAGGAACAACTGCTCAGAATTTGCTGGGCGATCAATCCCTCCAAGCCATAGACGCCACTTGTGCGGTTCTTGTGCATCCATGTGCTGCAGCTCGTTTGGCCGCAGCTTGGTGCCTGAGATGCTGTTGCATTGCCGTCCCCAGTCAAATTACCACGCTAATTGATCGCTTCATCGAAGCCATCGAACAGATGAGATCCTCGCCAGAGGCTATTGCCGGCTATAGCTGCGCTCTAGCGGCCATTTTGGGTAGCGTACGCTACTCCCCGTTGGGCATTCCACACACCAAGGGCAAGGTAGTCTTTAATTGTGCCGAGGAATTGCTGCGTTCTGCTTCCCAGAATAGCCGCATGTCGCTGCATCGCACCCAGGCGGGTTGGCTGTTGATTGGATCCATCATGACTCTGGGTTCGCCGGTGGTGAAGGGCCTGTTGCCTCGcatgttgctgctgtggcGCAATTCGTTTCCACGCTCGAACAAGGAACTCGAATCGGAGAAGGCTCGCGGTGATGCCTTCACATGGCAGGTTACCTTGGAGGGACGAGCAGGAGCGTTGTCTGTGATGCATAGTTTTCTGCTCAATTGTCCCGAACTAGTCAGCGAGGACATAACCAGGCGTCTGCTTACACCCATTGAGAGCGCTCTGGCAATGTTGGTCAA CTTGGCCACTGTCCTTAAAAGTTATGGCACACAGCTGAAAGCTCCAGCGGCCATGGTGCGTTTACGGCTCTTTGAGACTCTAACTCTGTTGCCGGCTAATGCTCTGGAGGCATCCTACACGCATCTTTTACGTATGCTCGTCTCAGAGTTTACCTTATCGGATAATGCCGCAAATACTACCAACTCTTTGCTGAGGACACTTTGTCATGGAGATGATTCGATTATATTGGGCACCTGGCTACAGGAAACCAATCATCGCACCATTGAGGATCAG CTTCAGCCGAATAGTGCTGCTGGATCAGGAGCTTTGGAACACGATCCATGTTGCTTATACCGTCCCAATTGGTTGTCAAGTGTCTCGAGCAGCAATCAAGCCAACAATTCCAGCAACATACAGCTGATCAATAAGGCAGCCCAACAATGTCCTGGACCACTGCCTCTGGGTGTGGCTGTTATTGATATGTCGGTTACACTTTATGGCACCATATTCCCAAAAGTGGCCAATAAGCATCGTCTGCAGATGTTGGAACACTTTGCCGAATGCATCAAACAGGCAAAGAGTAGCCGCCAGGAAGCGGTTCAGATGAACATCTTTACGGCTCTTCTGTGTGCTCTGAAACATCTCACAGACAGCAAGACAAGCCTGGGACAAGAGGATGTGAGAAAAAGTGCCACCAATTTGATAGTTTCATCGCTGACCAGCACCAATTCCACAATCAGATGTGCTGCTGGTGAAGCTTTGGGCCGTCTGGCTCAGGTGGTCGGGGATTCGCATTTCACAGCCGAATTGGCTCAAAATAGTTTCGACAAATTGAAATCCGCACGAGATGTTGTTACCCGGACGGGGCACTCCCATGCATTGGGTTGTTTGCATCGATATGTCGGTGGCATGGGGTCTTCGCAACATCTAAACACAAGTGTCTCGATACTGCTAGCGTTGGCCCAGGACAGCGCTTCGCCGGTGGTTCAGGTGTGGTCGCTGTATGCCCTAGCACAGATTGCCGACTCTGGAGGACCAATGTTTCGTGGTTATGTGGAGCCTACATTGACATTGTCTCTGAAACTTTTACTCACCGTACCCCATGCTCATGTGGATGTTCATCAGTGTGTGGGTCGTGTGGTGAATGCATTGATCACCACTGTCGGTCCGGAATTGCAAGGCGGAGGGTCTGCTGTGGCTGCAATGCGCAGTTCATTCCTCTGCTCAGCTGCCTTGCTGCAATCTCATGCCGATCCGCTTGTCCAGGCCGAAGCCATTGGTTGTCTGCAGCAGTTGCATTTGTTTGCCTGCAAATCTTTGCAGTTGGATACTCTGGTGCCTACTCTAGTCAAGATGCTGGCCAGCAATTATTTTATACTCCGCAAGGCGGCTGTCTCCTGTCTGCGCCAGTTGGCCCATCGTGAGGCGCGGGAGGTGTGCGAACTGGCATTGACTATACAGCAGGAGCAATGTCCGGATCTGGTGATTACAGAATTTGGTCTGCCCGGGGTGCTCTTTTCCATGTTGGACACGGAAACCGATCCGGAAATGCTGAAGAATCTTCACGATACTCTAACTTCCATGCTGCAGATGCTGGCGGCTGATAATCTCAGTTCCTGGCTAAGTCTCTGCAAGAAAGTTCTCACGGTGGCCGTGGAAGGTAGCCTCCAGACAGAGGAGACAATTGCGGCTGATGCCAAAGATGCTGCGGGTCAAGGTGGTGCCggcgatgacgatgacgatgaggagGAGGAATATGCCGATGATGTCACCGAATATAGAGCCGAGGAGAATACCTCCACACATCCGGCTGTCCAGCCACGTTGGCCCACTCGTGTGTTCGCCTCTCAGTGTGTGAGACGCATTATTTCCAGTTGCGAGTCCTCCAGTCCCACGCATTTTGATCTCGTACAGGCCAAAGAGCAGCAAATGGTCAAGTCAAGGGGTGATTATCTTATACTCCATTTATCCGAACTTATTCGGATGTCATTTATGGCCGCCACATCGGATTCGGATCAACTGCGTCTGGAAGGATTGCGTACCTTGCAGGAGATCATAGATCGCTTTGCCAATGTACCGGAACCAGAGTTTCCTGGACATTTGTTGCTTGAACAGTTTCAGGCCCAAGTGGGGGCTGCACTCCGCCCAGCCTTTGCGCCGGATACTCCATCTCATGTGACGGCGGCTGCTTGTGAGGTCTGCTCTGCCTGGATAGGATCAGGAGTGGCCAGGGATATTAGTGATTTGCGAAGAGTCCATCAATTGCTAGTTAGCTCACTGAACAAATTGTATACCAAAACGAATAGCACACAGTTGTATAATGAATCCATGGCCACTTTGGAGAAGTTAAGCATACTCAAGGCGTGGGCAGAGGTGTATATTGTGGCTATGCTGGGCAATGGCAAAGCCCCCGCCTCCTTGCTGACCCTGCAATCGGTCCAGCAGCAATCGATACCAGCGTTGACTGTTCTCGATGCGGACACACTGGATGCGCCCGAAAATCGAGGTGAAAGCCTGTTGGGTTTGGTCAAGCCGGAACTGCATAACCTCTCCTCTCACTGGCTAAACGCCATGAAGGATCATGCCCTGCTCCTACTGCCTGCTGAATTCCAGTCGCAGTTGCCTCACGATGGCGGCGCTTTCTACACCACGGATACAATCAATTCGTCGAAACCACATTATATGACCAGTTGGCCACCCATTCTTTATGCTTCCGCCCTGTGGCTACGCGACGAGGGTTTCGCCAAGGACCAAGAGTCCTCGGCCAGCTCTGCCTCTGAATCgaataataatcaaataaCGCATGGATCCCTCGCCGCCGATCGTTTCCACATGATCTTTGGCATCTGCATGGAAGCCCTGTGCTCCATTCGCAGTTCGGACAAACCCAAGAATATTGTCAGTTGTTTGCGTTCGTTGCATTCCATTTTCGACTCGAAGTGGGCTCGGCAACAATTGATCAAGGATAAAGCACTAACCATTGAGTTGTGTCACGTGTTGCATCGACAAATCCTCACCAGAGATGAGTTACTTGTCCAACTTTTGTGCGTTGAGATACTAAAGCAAACGATTCAAGCTGCTCGGGAGGATTTACAACGGCGACGCGACGATAACGCCAATGAGGAGAATGCCTTGGACTTGGGCGAGGATAACACAATGCAGCCGGGCAGTTCGCATGTCTATGCAGTGCTTGAGGTCTGTCTGTGCTTGTTTGTCCGGCAAATACCAAGCATGAATCCCACCAAGCAGACGACTGGACAATTGGACTATGCCTATGCCAAAATCAGCTCGCAAAATTCATTCTTTTCAGTTCTGAATGATGACAACGGTCTGCTCGTCGCTAATGGATTGCAGTGTGTTGAACAATTGCTCGATTTGTGCAATTCCCGTGGAGCTGTGACCATTCTACCAACTATCTTGTATATGACCACAAGCATTATCAAAGAGATAGCCAACAAGTCATCGATAGACAGCAGCATTCTGGCCAACACAAGTCCCGTTCAGGCCGCACTTCAATGTCTTCGATCGGTTTGTCAACATCGTTGGTCCCGCCAGAGCGACACTTCTGACGATTGGCAACAATTGCTCCAGAGTGCTTTGGCCACCATTATTGACCTTACCAAAACCGCTGGTGACAATGAAACGGAACGTAAAGCCGATGAGATAACCATGCTGCTGGCCATTTCCGTTTTTATACTGCACACACCCGCCTCGGTGGTGGCCACACCATCTTTGCAATATCCGTGCATCAATCATTTTCGTCAATGTTTGCAATCGGAGCATTTGCCGGTGAAATTGAAATGCATTGAAACGACACGGGACATATTTATCCAGGCGGAACTGAAGACAGCCACGCCCTATATCCATGCTTTGGCCCCACGCATCATTGAATCTCTGTACGCAGAATGCAGCAAGATGCCCACCAGCGAACTGGAATTGCAGGTGACTCTGGAGAGCATAGTGACCGTGGAGCAGCTCATTGAGCTGGCCGAGCCACAGCATC ACATCCAGATGTTGACGTTGCTAGTGCCCGTTCTGATTGGCTTTCTGGCCGATCCAACCAAATGGCGTACTCTACCTAAATACCAACGACAATTGCATGAACAATCCTTGCAATGGCTGCTCAAAATTGGACCTAAATATCCCAAAGAATTCAAGGCTTTGATGGGCCAGACTCCGGAATTGCGTTTAAAGCTGGAGACGGCCATAAGGAATCAACAGCAGTCAATTAGCATTGCTCAGAAGGCAACGGAGGCACAGAGAACTGGTATATTGGCCAAGCCACAGAAACCAACGATAAAACTGAAGACCGATTTTAGTAACTTCCAATAA